A section of the Streptomyces sp. SCL15-4 genome encodes:
- a CDS encoding PspC domain-containing protein translates to MPEAASLPLDDPRPPRKLYRSSDGRWLGGVARGLAGHLGLPVIWVRLVFAGLLMADGLGALLYAAFWFFVPLGVGGVGGQKSSLVGTETFPDGRRRLVPRKPDRGQIAALLLMVVVSMVFVGSVDLGSATKAYLVPAVLVAAGVALVWRQADNARRARWVEAGRRRRTLTLLRTVGGVLLVTAGVTAVFVLQGSAAHLGAVLQAALVVLVGITLLAGPYLVRMTQDLSEERLMRIRAQERAEVAAHVHDSVLHTLTLIQRNAENAGEVRRLARAQERDLRTWLYKPEGTGKDEADEPGTVAEAVRRNAAEVEDKHGVPIEVVVVGDCPLDERTAAQTQAAREAMVNAAKYGGEGGAVQVYAEVEGKSVFVSVRDRGPGFDLDAIPADRMGVRESIIGRMERNGGTARLRAVPGGGTEVELEMERAEKTS, encoded by the coding sequence ATGCCGGAAGCCGCAAGCCTGCCACTCGACGACCCGCGGCCCCCGCGCAAGCTCTACCGCAGCAGCGACGGACGCTGGCTCGGCGGAGTGGCGCGGGGGCTCGCCGGGCATCTCGGGCTGCCCGTCATCTGGGTGCGGCTCGTCTTCGCCGGCCTGCTCATGGCCGACGGGCTCGGCGCGCTGCTCTACGCCGCGTTCTGGTTCTTCGTCCCGCTCGGCGTCGGCGGCGTCGGCGGCCAGAAGTCCTCGCTGGTGGGCACGGAGACCTTCCCGGACGGCCGGCGCAGACTGGTGCCCCGCAAACCGGACCGCGGCCAGATCGCCGCCCTGCTCCTCATGGTCGTCGTCTCCATGGTCTTCGTGGGCAGCGTCGACCTGGGCAGCGCGACCAAGGCCTATCTGGTGCCCGCCGTGCTCGTCGCGGCCGGCGTCGCCCTCGTCTGGCGCCAGGCGGACAACGCCCGCCGGGCCCGCTGGGTCGAGGCCGGCCGCCGACGCCGCACCCTCACCCTGCTGCGCACGGTCGGCGGCGTCCTGCTCGTCACGGCCGGTGTCACGGCGGTCTTCGTCCTCCAGGGCTCCGCCGCGCACCTCGGCGCGGTGCTGCAGGCCGCGCTCGTCGTCCTCGTCGGCATCACCCTGCTCGCCGGTCCCTACCTGGTCCGCATGACCCAGGACCTCTCCGAGGAACGCCTGATGCGCATCCGCGCCCAGGAACGCGCGGAGGTCGCCGCCCACGTCCACGACTCCGTCCTGCACACCCTCACCCTGATCCAGCGCAACGCCGAGAACGCGGGCGAGGTGCGCCGCCTCGCCCGCGCCCAGGAACGCGACCTGCGCACCTGGCTGTACAAACCCGAGGGCACCGGCAAGGACGAGGCCGACGAACCCGGCACGGTCGCCGAGGCGGTGCGGCGCAACGCCGCCGAGGTGGAGGACAAGCACGGCGTGCCCATCGAGGTGGTCGTCGTCGGCGACTGCCCCCTGGACGAGAGGACCGCGGCACAGACGCAAGCCGCGCGCGAGGCTATGGTGAACGCCGCCAAGTACGGTGGCGAGGGCGGTGCCGTACAGGTCTACGCCGAAGTCGAGGGAAAGTCGGTCTTCGTCTCCGTACGGGACCGCGGTCCCGGCTTCGACCTCGACGCGATACCCGCCGACCGCATGGGTGTCAGAGAATCGATCATCGGCCGCATGGAGCGCAACGGCGGCACGGCCCGGCTGCGGGCGGTGCCCGGCGGCGGCACCGAGGTCGAGCTGGAGATGGAGAGGGCGGAGAAGACGTCATGA
- a CDS encoding PspC domain-containing protein, whose amino-acid sequence MTDHEHAATGPGPGPGPRPAPGPGPTDAAPAATEAPGAAGAGSRTGFRPGSRSAGPSLARDAEGQESPRLPERFRRDRGHRMIAGVCAGLGRQTDMDPVIFRITLAVLSATGGLGLIFYGFAWLLVPYADEEENEVRKLFTARVDGHALAAVLFALVGCGIFLTMLRNGGVLAFAAVLSLLLAGAGYWSRRRDAPDHDPLAAQAAADAPPEAQAPPVVTAYPSWWRDPIVKDGTHVGGTGYLWGPGDARGRDLTSALDVGITTPWTHPGAIPAPEAKPPRPRGPRWIGDWVVLLALLAGGLAAWLGRHTHPLGTSLQTGLACALAVFGLGIALSAFLGRTGAGTVFLAVITAALLAGAAALPRDITADWKEASWKPAAVARVRAGYDLGTGRATLDLTRVRPATGRSVATDARVGAGRLKVIVPADVTVRMDIDVGLGDIRLPGDGGKDVDVRPGRHRDVTLAPAKAAARGSGTPGTLDLTLGVGVGQVEVSRAAS is encoded by the coding sequence ATGACGGATCACGAGCACGCCGCGACGGGTCCGGGACCCGGCCCCGGCCCGCGCCCGGCCCCGGGCCCCGGGCCGACGGATGCCGCGCCCGCCGCGACGGAAGCGCCCGGAGCGGCCGGCGCCGGCTCCCGCACCGGCTTCCGCCCCGGTTCCCGGAGCGCCGGCCCCTCTCTCGCGCGGGACGCGGAGGGACAGGAGAGCCCCCGGCTCCCCGAGCGGTTCCGCCGCGACCGCGGACACAGGATGATCGCGGGCGTGTGCGCGGGACTCGGCCGGCAGACCGACATGGACCCGGTGATCTTCCGGATCACGCTGGCCGTGCTGTCCGCGACGGGCGGCCTGGGCCTCATCTTCTACGGCTTCGCCTGGCTGCTGGTGCCGTACGCGGACGAGGAGGAGAACGAGGTCCGCAAGCTGTTCACGGCCCGGGTCGACGGCCATGCGCTGGCCGCGGTGCTGTTCGCCCTGGTCGGCTGCGGAATCTTCCTGACCATGCTCAGGAACGGCGGGGTGCTGGCGTTCGCCGCGGTGCTCTCGCTGCTGCTCGCGGGCGCGGGGTACTGGTCGCGGCGCCGTGACGCCCCCGACCACGATCCGCTGGCGGCGCAGGCCGCCGCCGACGCACCCCCGGAGGCCCAGGCACCGCCGGTCGTCACCGCCTACCCCTCCTGGTGGCGGGACCCGATCGTCAAGGACGGCACCCATGTCGGCGGCACCGGCTATCTGTGGGGGCCCGGCGACGCCCGCGGACGGGACCTGACGTCGGCCCTGGACGTCGGCATCACCACCCCCTGGACGCACCCCGGGGCGATACCCGCGCCCGAGGCCAAGCCCCCGAGACCGCGCGGCCCGCGCTGGATCGGCGACTGGGTGGTCCTGCTCGCCCTGCTGGCGGGCGGCCTGGCCGCCTGGCTCGGCCGGCACACCCACCCGCTGGGCACCAGCCTCCAGACCGGCCTGGCCTGCGCGCTGGCGGTGTTCGGACTGGGCATAGCGCTCAGCGCGTTCCTGGGCCGGACGGGCGCCGGGACGGTGTTCCTGGCCGTGATCACGGCGGCCCTGCTCGCCGGGGCGGCGGCCCTGCCCCGGGACATCACCGCCGACTGGAAGGAGGCGTCCTGGAAACCGGCCGCGGTGGCGCGTGTGCGGGCCGGTTACGACCTCGGTACGGGGCGGGCCACGCTGGACCTGACCCGGGTCCGCCCGGCCACCGGGCGTTCGGTCGCCACGGACGCCCGGGTGGGCGCGGGGCGGCTGAAGGTGATCGTGCCGGCGGACGTGACCGTGCGGATGGACATCGATGTGGGGCTGGGCGACATCCGGTTGCCCGGGGACGGTGGAAAGGACGTGGACGTGCGGCCCGGCAGGCATCGGGATGTGACGCTGGCGCCGGCCAAGGCCGCGGCCAGGGGCTCGGGGACGCCGGGCACGCTGGATCTCACGCTCGGCGTCGGAGTGGGACAGGTGGAGGTCAGCCGTGCTGCGTCATGA
- a CDS encoding NlpC/P60 family protein, protein MAAHRKPPQRPLTGHTVRTAATLALAGAATVTCFDGTGHAEPQLTPAQVKVRVETLYREAEAATEKYNGAKEEADAAQRRLSALQDQTARRRMRLDAARNALGSIAAAQYRDGAIDPAWQLALSSDPDRYLDGAAFAERAGDRQAAAVSRVRGQLREIERLRGAARIEVKSLRSRQAELRRQKRTVTGKLDEARRLLGRLTPRERAEATADAGAPAGRVSRSAADPRESLERAGSVLAPGGRAAVAVAYAYGKLGSPYVWGATGPNAFDCSGLVQAAYRAAGLSLPRTSYAQINAGRRISRSELRPGDLVFFYPGISHVGIYVGGGRMIHAPNPSAPVRLAPIDQMPFAGATRVV, encoded by the coding sequence GTGGCAGCCCACCGCAAGCCCCCGCAACGCCCGCTCACCGGCCATACGGTCCGGACGGCCGCCACTCTCGCCCTGGCGGGCGCGGCCACCGTGACCTGCTTCGACGGAACGGGCCACGCCGAGCCGCAGCTGACGCCGGCGCAGGTGAAGGTCCGGGTGGAGACGCTGTACCGGGAGGCCGAGGCCGCGACCGAGAAGTACAACGGGGCGAAGGAGGAGGCGGACGCGGCCCAGCGGCGGCTGAGCGCCCTGCAGGACCAGACCGCGCGCAGGCGGATGAGGCTGGACGCGGCCCGGAACGCCCTGGGCTCGATCGCGGCGGCGCAGTACCGGGACGGCGCCATCGACCCGGCCTGGCAGCTGGCCCTCTCCAGCGACCCCGACCGGTACCTGGACGGTGCCGCGTTCGCCGAGCGGGCCGGTGACCGGCAGGCCGCCGCGGTGTCGCGGGTGCGCGGGCAGCTGCGGGAGATCGAGCGGCTGCGCGGTGCCGCACGCATCGAGGTGAAGTCACTGCGGTCCCGGCAGGCCGAGCTGCGCCGGCAGAAGAGGACCGTCACCGGCAAGCTGGACGAGGCCCGGCGGCTGCTCGGGCGGCTGACTCCCCGGGAGCGCGCCGAGGCCACCGCCGACGCCGGCGCCCCGGCGGGACGCGTCTCCCGGTCGGCCGCCGATCCGCGGGAGTCACTGGAGCGGGCCGGATCCGTCCTGGCACCCGGCGGACGCGCCGCCGTGGCCGTCGCCTACGCGTACGGCAAGCTCGGCAGCCCCTACGTGTGGGGCGCCACCGGTCCGAACGCCTTCGACTGCTCGGGCCTGGTCCAGGCCGCCTACCGCGCCGCCGGTCTCTCCCTGCCGCGCACCTCCTACGCCCAGATCAACGCGGGCCGGCGGATCTCCCGCTCCGAACTACGGCCGGGAGACCTGGTGTTCTTCTATCCCGGCATCAGCCACGTCGGCATCTACGTGGGCGGTGGCCGGATGATCCACGCCCCGAACCCGTCGGCTCCGGTCCGGCTGGCCCCGATCGACCAGATGCCGTTCGCTGGAGCGACCCGGGTGGTGTGA
- a CDS encoding response regulator transcription factor, which yields MSDATEANGTAGTAEAAGSGGPGADAGGRHVRVVLVDDHRMFRTGVQAEIGQTAETGVEVVGEAADVDQAVAVITAARPEVVLLDVHLPGGGGVEVLRRCAALSADAERPVRFLALSVSDAAEDVIGVIRGGARGYVTKTITGADLIDSIFRVQEGDAVFSPRLAGFVLDAFASTDAPPVDEDLDRLTQREREVLRLIARGYAYKEIAKQLFISVKTVESHVSAVLRKLQLSNRHELTRWATARRLV from the coding sequence ATGAGCGACGCGACCGAGGCGAACGGCACGGCGGGGACGGCGGAGGCGGCCGGGTCCGGCGGTCCCGGTGCCGACGCGGGCGGGCGGCACGTACGGGTGGTTCTCGTGGACGACCACCGGATGTTCCGCACCGGCGTCCAGGCCGAGATCGGCCAGACCGCCGAGACCGGCGTCGAGGTGGTCGGCGAGGCCGCGGACGTCGACCAGGCCGTCGCGGTCATCACCGCCGCCCGGCCCGAGGTGGTCCTCCTCGACGTGCACCTCCCGGGCGGCGGCGGGGTGGAGGTGCTGCGCCGGTGCGCGGCGCTGTCGGCCGACGCCGAGCGGCCCGTCCGCTTCCTCGCGCTGTCCGTGTCGGACGCCGCGGAGGACGTCATCGGGGTGATCCGCGGCGGCGCCCGCGGCTACGTCACCAAGACCATCACCGGCGCCGACCTGATCGACTCCATCTTCCGCGTCCAGGAGGGCGACGCCGTCTTCTCCCCGCGGCTGGCCGGGTTCGTCCTGGACGCCTTCGCGTCGACCGACGCCCCGCCCGTGGACGAGGACCTGGACCGCCTCACCCAGCGGGAACGCGAGGTGCTGCGCCTGATCGCCCGTGGCTACGCCTACAAGGAGATCGCCAAGCAGCTGTTCATCTCGGTGAAGACGGTCGAGTCCCATGTCTCGGCGGTCCTGCGCAAGCTCCAGCTGTCCAACCGGCACGAGCTGACCCGCTGGGCGACCGCGCGCCGGCTGGTCTGA
- a CDS encoding DoxX family membrane protein: MTQGMRTDTRIPRLNEPRGLRDTATHYALLPLRLFLGVTFAYAGLDKLTDSAFMHSSGAGSIGDTMRAARDSAAIPALIDLALRSPVGFGYTIALGELAVGIATLLGLLGRLAALGGALISLSLWLTVSWATTPYYYGNDLAYLMAWLPLILAGAPYFSVDAAWRARRWPGGYR, encoded by the coding sequence GCGGACGGATACGCGCATTCCCCGGCTGAACGAGCCCCGCGGCCTCCGCGACACCGCCACCCACTACGCCCTGCTGCCACTTCGCCTCTTCCTGGGCGTCACCTTCGCCTACGCCGGCCTGGACAAGCTCACCGACAGCGCCTTCATGCACTCCTCCGGCGCCGGCTCGATCGGCGACACCATGCGCGCGGCCCGCGACTCCGCCGCGATCCCGGCCCTGATCGACCTGGCCCTGAGGAGCCCGGTCGGTTTCGGCTACACCATCGCCCTCGGTGAACTGGCCGTCGGCATCGCCACCCTCCTCGGTCTCCTCGGCCGCCTCGCCGCGCTCGGCGGCGCGCTGATCTCGCTCAGTCTCTGGCTGACGGTGAGCTGGGCCACCACCCCCTACTACTACGGAAACGACCTCGCCTACCTGATGGCCTGGCTCCCCCTGATCCTGGCCGGAGCCCCCTACTTCTCCGTGGACGCCGCCTGGCGCGCCCGGCGGTGGCCCGGCGGCTACCGCTGA